One window from the genome of Candidatus Eisenbacteria bacterium encodes:
- the infB gene encoding translation initiation factor IF-2 has product MSSDVIIQIAKKLGVEVKNHMSTLGGDVVDKVRSELAQGKAAAREEVVRHQEAEAQRARDERARAQAAPAAERLNPNLPYNRPPGAGSAVVYRPPTPTVPGARPAPTGPGPRPQGAPARPGGHGPGAPRTGGYGGRPGGPGGPRPGFGGAPGGAPRSGFGGGAPGGAPRGGFGGGPGYGGGGYGGRPGGGAPGGGPPGGGPRGTGRRDRKRKKNVDEKLAAESVRKTLASLDTGLTKRKHRRRDEEGGDATAEAAKILKAAEFITVAELANAMEVRPQEVITACMRMGLMATINKRLDKDSMMAVADEFGYEIEFVSEFAEEDVAGQAEEAAPEKLVPRAPIVTVMGHVDHGKTSLLDYIRKANVIAGESGGITQHIGAYEVQLPDGRRVTFLDTPGHEAFTAMRARGAQVTDIVVLVVAADDRVMPQTIEAIDHAKAANVPIVVAINKIDLPAADPQRIKTELAGHGVVVEEFGGKYVCVEISAKKGTNVDKLLELLLLSAELLELKADPSRRARGVVIEARVEQGRGVVASVLVQSGTLRVGDAFVAGQNFGRVRAMFDERKRTVKSAGPSTPVEVLGWDSTPGAGDMFVSLEDEREAREIAGKRSALHREQEHRAANRVVLSEFHKQLTQGGPNELKVLIKGDVDGSVEALSESLQKLGTSEVAVRVIRQAVGQITESDVLLAAASGAIIVGFHVRPDAKARELAEREKVEIRFYDIIYKAVEDVKLALEGMLKPELKEVVLGSAEVRQVFKLSKGAVVAGCMVASGKVSRNEQIRLVRAGETLWTGRVDMLKRFKDDVREVLQGFECGVTLNGWNDIQEGDRLESFKIEELARTLS; this is encoded by the coding sequence ATGTCGAGCGACGTGATCATCCAGATCGCGAAGAAGCTCGGCGTCGAGGTCAAGAACCACATGAGCACGCTCGGCGGCGACGTGGTGGACAAGGTCCGATCCGAACTCGCGCAGGGCAAGGCCGCGGCCCGCGAGGAGGTCGTGCGTCACCAGGAGGCCGAGGCGCAGCGCGCCCGCGACGAGCGCGCGCGCGCGCAGGCGGCTCCCGCGGCCGAGCGGCTGAATCCGAACCTGCCATACAACCGCCCTCCCGGCGCGGGCTCGGCCGTCGTCTATCGTCCGCCGACGCCCACGGTGCCCGGTGCGCGGCCCGCGCCGACGGGCCCTGGACCGCGACCGCAGGGAGCGCCCGCGCGCCCCGGTGGCCACGGCCCGGGCGCACCGCGCACGGGCGGATACGGCGGCAGGCCCGGCGGCCCCGGCGGCCCGCGCCCCGGTTTCGGCGGTGCGCCTGGCGGCGCCCCCCGCAGCGGATTCGGCGGTGGCGCTCCGGGCGGAGCGCCGCGCGGCGGTTTTGGCGGCGGACCCGGATACGGCGGCGGTGGCTATGGCGGGCGACCGGGTGGCGGCGCGCCCGGCGGCGGACCTCCCGGCGGCGGTCCGCGCGGAACCGGCCGGCGCGATCGCAAACGCAAGAAGAACGTGGACGAGAAGCTCGCGGCCGAGAGCGTTCGCAAGACCCTCGCGAGCCTCGACACGGGACTCACGAAGCGCAAGCACCGGCGGCGTGACGAGGAGGGCGGCGACGCCACCGCGGAAGCGGCCAAGATCCTGAAGGCCGCCGAGTTCATCACCGTCGCCGAGCTGGCGAACGCGATGGAGGTGCGGCCCCAGGAGGTCATCACCGCCTGCATGCGCATGGGGCTGATGGCCACCATCAACAAGCGGCTCGACAAGGACTCGATGATGGCCGTGGCCGACGAGTTCGGCTACGAGATCGAGTTCGTCTCCGAGTTCGCGGAGGAGGACGTCGCCGGGCAGGCCGAGGAGGCCGCACCGGAGAAGCTCGTCCCGCGCGCCCCGATCGTGACCGTCATGGGGCACGTGGACCACGGCAAGACGTCGCTGCTCGACTACATCCGCAAGGCGAACGTGATCGCCGGCGAGTCCGGCGGCATCACGCAGCACATCGGCGCCTACGAGGTGCAGCTGCCCGACGGCCGCCGCGTGACGTTCCTCGACACGCCCGGCCACGAGGCGTTCACCGCCATGCGCGCCCGTGGCGCGCAGGTGACGGACATCGTTGTGCTCGTGGTCGCCGCCGACGACCGGGTGATGCCGCAGACCATCGAGGCGATCGATCACGCCAAGGCGGCGAACGTGCCGATCGTGGTCGCGATCAACAAGATCGACCTGCCGGCCGCCGATCCGCAGCGCATCAAGACCGAACTGGCCGGCCACGGCGTCGTGGTCGAGGAGTTCGGCGGCAAGTACGTGTGCGTCGAGATCTCGGCGAAGAAGGGCACGAACGTCGACAAGCTGCTCGAACTGCTGCTGCTGTCGGCCGAGCTGCTCGAGCTGAAGGCGGACCCGTCGCGCCGCGCGCGGGGCGTGGTCATCGAGGCCCGCGTCGAGCAGGGACGAGGCGTCGTCGCCAGCGTCCTCGTGCAGTCGGGAACGCTGCGCGTCGGCGACGCGTTCGTGGCCGGCCAGAACTTCGGGCGCGTGCGGGCGATGTTCGACGAGCGAAAGCGCACGGTGAAGTCGGCCGGACCCTCGACCCCGGTCGAGGTCCTCGGCTGGGATTCGACCCCGGGCGCCGGCGACATGTTCGTGTCGCTCGAGGACGAGCGCGAGGCGCGCGAGATCGCCGGCAAGCGCTCGGCGCTGCACCGCGAGCAGGAACACCGGGCGGCGAACCGGGTCGTGCTCTCCGAGTTCCACAAGCAGCTCACCCAGGGCGGCCCGAACGAACTCAAGGTGCTCATCAAGGGCGACGTGGACGGTTCTGTCGAGGCGCTCAGCGAGTCGCTGCAGAAGCTCGGCACCAGCGAGGTGGCGGTGCGGGTCATTCGCCAGGCCGTCGGCCAGATCACCGAGTCCGACGTGCTGCTGGCCGCCGCCTCCGGCGCCATCATCGTCGGCTTCCACGTCCGACCGGACGCGAAGGCCCGCGAGCTGGCGGAGCGCGAGAAGGTCGAGATCCGCTTCTACGACATCATCTACAAGGCCGTCGAGGACGTGAAGCTGGCGCTCGAGGGCATGCTCAAGCCCGAACTCAAGGAAGTCGTGCTCGGCAGCGCCGAGGTGCGGCAGGTGTTCAAGCTCTCGAAGGGCGCCGTCGTCGCCGGCTGCATGGTCGCCTCGGGGAAGGTCTCGAGGAACGAGCAGATCCGGCTGGTGAGGGCCGGCGAGACGCTGTGGACCGGGCGCGTGGACATGCTCAAGCGCTTCAAGGACGACGTCCGCGAGGTGCTGCAGGGCTTCGAATGCGGCGTCACGCTCAACGGCTGGAACGACATCCAGGAGGGCGACCGGCTCGAATCGTTCAAGATCGAGGAGCTGGCGCGCACACTTTCGTGA
- a CDS encoding DUF503 domain-containing protein: MVVGIVRIELHLPASRSLKDKRQVLRSLKDRIRERAQASVAEVEHQDLWQRAALGVAVVATDGGQARERLQVVRGLVEQAFEAQITDWQESFE; this comes from the coding sequence ATGGTCGTCGGAATCGTTCGAATCGAGCTGCACCTGCCCGCGTCGCGATCGCTCAAGGACAAGCGGCAGGTGCTGCGAAGCCTCAAGGACCGCATTCGCGAACGCGCGCAGGCGTCCGTGGCCGAGGTGGAGCACCAGGACCTCTGGCAGCGGGCCGCGCTCGGTGTGGCCGTGGTGGCGACCGACGGCGGCCAGGCCCGCGAACGACTGCAGGTCGTGCGCGGGCTGGTCGAGCAGGCGTTCGAGGCGCAGATCACCGACTGGCAGGAGAGCTTCGAATGA
- the rbfA gene encoding 30S ribosome-binding factor RbfA, with translation MRIRPERVAHLMRREVADILERRLRDPRLGATVTVTDVQVTHDLSFARVFVTVLGDEAARGPAMEALRHASGFVRHELGSRLDLREVPEIRFEYDASLDQGRRVEGLLRRIEQGDPVQDEESE, from the coding sequence ATGAGGATCCGTCCCGAAAGGGTCGCGCACCTGATGCGGCGCGAGGTCGCGGACATTCTCGAGCGGCGGCTGCGCGATCCGCGGCTCGGCGCGACCGTGACCGTGACCGACGTGCAGGTGACGCACGACCTGTCGTTCGCGCGCGTGTTCGTGACCGTGCTCGGCGACGAGGCGGCACGCGGACCGGCCATGGAAGCGCTGCGTCACGCGAGCGGTTTCGTCCGTCACGAACTGGGTTCGCGTCTCGACCTGCGCGAAGTGCCCGAAATCCGCTTCGAGTACGACGCCTCGCTGGACCAGGGACGGCGGGTCGAAGGCCTGCTCCGGCGCATCGAGCAGGGCGATCCCGTCCAGGACGAGGAGTCCGAGTGA
- the truB gene encoding tRNA pseudouridine(55) synthase TruB: MRRDPPAGSGAWAGLLPVDKPVGVTSHDVVDRARRSLGLRAIGHLGTLDPGASGLLVLAVGVATRCALVWQGGEKTYEGVARLGITTDSQDLHGRVLATHEVRAGETAIRAAAEALTGDLLQVPPMVSALKHRGRRLHEIARAGGTVERAPRPVRVEGWEWLGFEGPDAAFRVRCSGGTYVRTLVHDLGVSLGCGAALAALRRTRSAPFGIEQACTWEDLGGLGAVELLGRHGIPLDRALEVLPAVTLDAVAAEALGHGRGFAVAADSAPVGTGERSVVFRDVSGRALALGELRPGGFAGEALAAPRVVFPWALREGRAA, encoded by the coding sequence GTGAGGCGCGACCCGCCGGCCGGGTCCGGCGCCTGGGCGGGCCTGCTTCCCGTGGACAAGCCGGTGGGCGTCACCTCGCACGATGTCGTGGATCGCGCGCGCCGCTCGCTCGGACTGCGCGCGATCGGCCACCTCGGCACGCTCGATCCGGGCGCGAGCGGGCTGCTGGTGCTCGCGGTCGGGGTCGCCACGCGCTGCGCGCTCGTCTGGCAGGGCGGCGAAAAGACCTACGAGGGCGTCGCGCGGCTCGGAATCACGACCGACTCGCAGGACCTTCACGGCCGGGTGCTCGCGACGCACGAAGTGCGCGCCGGCGAAACCGCGATACGCGCCGCCGCGGAGGCGCTGACCGGCGATCTGCTGCAGGTGCCGCCGATGGTCTCGGCGCTCAAGCACCGCGGCCGTCGCCTGCACGAGATCGCGCGCGCGGGCGGGACCGTCGAACGCGCGCCGCGCCCGGTGCGAGTCGAAGGCTGGGAATGGCTCGGGTTCGAGGGCCCGGATGCGGCGTTTCGCGTGCGCTGCTCGGGCGGGACGTACGTGCGCACGCTCGTGCACGACCTGGGCGTCTCGCTCGGCTGCGGGGCGGCACTCGCGGCGCTGCGGCGCACGCGCAGCGCGCCGTTCGGCATCGAACAGGCCTGCACGTGGGAAGACCTCGGCGGGCTCGGCGCCGTCGAACTGCTCGGGCGCCACGGGATTCCGCTCGATCGGGCGCTCGAAGTCCTGCCCGCCGTGACGCTCGACGCCGTCGCCGCCGAGGCGCTCGGGCACGGGCGCGGCTTCGCGGTCGCGGCCGATTCGGCGCCGGTCGGCACGGGCGAGCGGTCGGTGGTGTTCCGCGACGTCTCCGGGCGCGCCCTCGCGCTGGGCGAACTGCGCCCCGGCGGGTTCGCCGGCGAGGCGCTGGCGGCGCCGCGGGTCGTCTTCCCGTGGGCGCTTCGCGAGGGGCGCGCGGCGTGA
- a CDS encoding bifunctional riboflavin kinase/FAD synthetase, which produces MSGAVAVGVFDGLHRGHQALIARAVARAAGGRCVAVSFDPHPDLVLAKEFLARAPLTPIPEKQERLAALGAELHVLPFTRELAALSPEAFVDEHLVRPLRPSWLVVGEDFALGRARAGDVARLRAIGRERAFEVEAVPLLSDGGEPITSTRIRELLAAGRVAEAGSLLGRRYTLAGHVVRGDGIGRKLGWPTANLRLHEEKCLPSLGIYAVWARIAGEDRWRPGAMSIGVRPTFGGQAVTLEVHLMDWEGDLYGRELEVQFVDWLRPELSFDGVEALVAAIAADVALARQRLEAAPPAEDLFAGHRPGN; this is translated from the coding sequence GTGAGCGGCGCGGTCGCGGTCGGCGTCTTCGACGGCCTGCACCGGGGTCACCAGGCGTTGATCGCCCGCGCCGTCGCGCGCGCGGCCGGTGGACGCTGCGTGGCGGTGAGTTTCGATCCGCATCCCGACCTGGTGCTCGCGAAGGAGTTCCTCGCCCGCGCGCCGCTCACGCCGATTCCCGAGAAGCAGGAGCGGCTCGCGGCGCTGGGTGCGGAGCTGCATGTGCTGCCGTTCACGCGAGAGCTGGCGGCGCTGTCGCCCGAGGCGTTCGTGGACGAGCACCTGGTCCGGCCGCTGCGGCCTTCCTGGCTCGTGGTCGGGGAGGACTTCGCGCTCGGGCGCGCCCGCGCCGGCGACGTCGCGCGCCTGCGGGCGATCGGTCGCGAGCGCGCCTTCGAAGTCGAGGCGGTGCCGTTGCTCAGCGATGGCGGTGAGCCGATCACGAGCACCCGGATTCGCGAGCTGCTCGCCGCCGGGCGCGTGGCCGAGGCGGGCAGTCTGCTCGGGCGGCGCTACACGCTCGCGGGCCATGTCGTGCGCGGCGACGGAATCGGCCGCAAGCTCGGCTGGCCGACCGCGAACCTGCGCCTGCACGAGGAGAAATGCCTGCCCTCGCTCGGCATTTACGCCGTGTGGGCGAGGATCGCGGGGGAGGATCGCTGGCGGCCCGGGGCGATGAGCATCGGGGTCCGGCCGACCTTCGGAGGTCAGGCGGTCACGCTCGAGGTCCACTTGATGGATTGGGAAGGGGACCTCTATGGCCGGGAGCTGGAGGTCCAGTTCGTGGACTGGCTGCGGCCGGAGCTCTCGTTCGACGGGGTCGAGGCGCTGGTGGCCGCCATCGCCGCCGATGTGGCGCTTGCCCGGCAACGACTTGAGGCGGCCCCGCCAGCCGAGGACCTGTTCGCCGGACACCGTCCGGGAAACTGA
- the rpsO gene encoding 30S ribosomal protein S15 yields MAGDAAVTLTKEQKQGIIEKFKTHEGDSGSPEVQIALLTEKINYLTEHFKVHKRDHASRRGLLRMVGQRRRLLDYLKATKVDRYRKVVKELGLRR; encoded by the coding sequence ATGGCAGGAGACGCCGCTGTGACGCTCACGAAGGAGCAGAAGCAGGGCATCATCGAGAAATTCAAGACTCACGAAGGCGATTCGGGCTCCCCGGAAGTCCAGATCGCGCTCCTCACGGAGAAGATCAACTACCTCACGGAGCACTTCAAGGTGCACAAGCGCGACCATGCGTCGCGCCGCGGCCTGCTCCGCATGGTGGGCCAGCGCCGCAGGCTGCTGGACTACCTCAAGGCGACCAAGGTGGATCGCTACCGAAAGGTCGTCAAGGAACTGGGACTCCGCCGCTAG
- the pnp gene encoding polyribonucleotide nucleotidyltransferase encodes MAEHKVSVDLGGKELTISTGKWAKLAGGSAVVQLGGTIVLVASSAAKSAKPGLDFVPLTCDYRERTYAAGKIPGGFFKREGRPTEKETLSSRLMDRPIRPLMHKQWTFETQVMATVVSSDQEHDADVLALVGGSSSLVLSDIPFPEPVAGVRVGRVDGKFVVMPTFAELDESDMDIIVAGTANDIIMVEGGSREVSEADMIGALDFAMGHIRKLVAAQNELVRLAGKPKRPVVEKVDVSDLEAELRASYTERLKAAIRIPGKERRQEEIDIITAEAVKALAEKYADRAAFIGKILHEVESDSLRGMILDEGVRADGRNPDQIRPITIEVGTLPRTHGSCLFTRGETQALVVTTLGTKADEQRVEELEGQSWKSYMLHYNFPPFSVGETRPIRGPGRREIGHGALAERAVEPVIPADTHFPYTIRIVSDILESNGSSSMASVCGASMALMDAGVPIKAPVAGVAMGLIKEGDKVAVLTDILGVEDHLGDMDFKVTGTTDGITAFQMDTKIGGISLEIMKNALEKARTGRLFILGKMNDCLQAPRKEMSPFAPRITILHIHPDKIREVIGPGGKVIKKITEETGCQIDIEDSGEVRIAAVNMEGSKRAEELIRNITEDPEVDRVYQGKVRSVVNFGAFVEIVPGRDGLLHVSEIDWGRTEKVEDVLNVGDMVMVKVIGVDRDGKIKLSRRALIPQPEGYVGSAVGQGGRRDREGGDRDRGRDRDRGRDRRR; translated from the coding sequence ATGGCAGAGCACAAGGTCTCCGTTGATCTCGGAGGCAAGGAACTGACCATCAGCACGGGCAAGTGGGCGAAGCTCGCCGGCGGCTCGGCGGTGGTGCAACTCGGCGGGACGATCGTCCTGGTCGCGTCGAGCGCGGCGAAGAGCGCCAAGCCGGGGCTCGATTTCGTGCCCCTGACGTGCGACTACCGCGAGCGGACGTACGCCGCCGGCAAGATTCCGGGCGGCTTCTTCAAGCGCGAGGGGCGGCCGACCGAGAAGGAGACGCTGTCCTCGCGGCTCATGGACCGTCCGATCCGGCCGCTGATGCACAAGCAGTGGACGTTCGAGACGCAGGTCATGGCGACGGTGGTTTCGTCGGACCAGGAGCACGACGCGGACGTGCTGGCGCTCGTCGGCGGCTCGTCGTCGCTGGTGCTGTCCGACATTCCGTTCCCCGAGCCGGTCGCGGGCGTCCGTGTCGGCCGCGTGGACGGCAAGTTCGTCGTCATGCCGACGTTCGCGGAGCTCGACGAGAGCGACATGGACATCATCGTGGCCGGCACCGCGAACGACATCATCATGGTCGAGGGCGGCAGCCGCGAGGTTTCCGAGGCCGACATGATCGGCGCGCTCGACTTCGCGATGGGCCACATCCGCAAGCTGGTCGCGGCCCAGAACGAGCTGGTCCGCCTCGCGGGCAAGCCGAAGCGACCGGTGGTCGAGAAGGTGGACGTTTCCGATCTCGAAGCCGAGCTGCGCGCCTCCTACACCGAGCGCCTCAAGGCGGCGATCCGCATCCCCGGCAAGGAGCGCCGGCAGGAGGAGATCGACATCATCACCGCCGAGGCGGTGAAGGCGCTGGCCGAGAAGTACGCCGACAGGGCGGCCTTCATCGGCAAGATCCTGCACGAGGTCGAGAGCGACTCGCTGCGCGGCATGATCCTCGACGAGGGCGTGCGCGCCGACGGCCGCAATCCCGACCAGATCCGCCCGATCACGATCGAGGTGGGCACGCTGCCGCGCACCCACGGTTCCTGCCTGTTCACCCGCGGCGAGACGCAGGCGCTGGTGGTGACCACGCTCGGCACCAAGGCCGACGAGCAGCGCGTCGAGGAGCTCGAGGGGCAGTCGTGGAAGTCGTACATGCTTCACTACAACTTCCCGCCGTTCTCGGTCGGTGAGACCCGCCCCATCCGCGGGCCGGGTCGCCGGGAGATCGGACACGGGGCGCTCGCCGAGCGCGCCGTCGAGCCCGTCATCCCGGCCGACACGCACTTCCCGTACACGATCCGGATCGTCAGCGACATCCTCGAGTCCAACGGCTCGTCGTCCATGGCTTCCGTGTGCGGCGCGTCCATGGCGCTCATGGACGCCGGCGTGCCGATCAAGGCGCCCGTCGCGGGCGTGGCGATGGGCCTGATCAAGGAAGGCGACAAGGTCGCCGTGCTGACCGACATCCTCGGCGTCGAGGACCACCTCGGCGACATGGACTTCAAGGTCACCGGCACGACCGACGGCATCACCGCCTTCCAGATGGACACCAAGATCGGCGGCATCAGCCTCGAGATCATGAAGAACGCCCTCGAGAAGGCGCGCACCGGCCGGCTGTTCATTCTCGGCAAGATGAACGACTGCCTGCAGGCGCCGCGCAAGGAGATGTCGCCCTTCGCGCCGCGGATCACGATCCTGCACATCCACCCCGACAAGATCCGCGAAGTCATCGGGCCGGGCGGCAAGGTGATCAAGAAGATCACCGAGGAGACCGGCTGCCAGATCGACATCGAGGATTCGGGTGAAGTGCGCATCGCCGCCGTCAACATGGAAGGCAGCAAGCGCGCCGAGGAGCTGATCCGCAACATCACCGAGGACCCGGAAGTGGACCGCGTCTACCAGGGCAAGGTCCGCAGCGTCGTCAACTTCGGCGCGTTCGTCGAGATCGTGCCGGGCCGCGACGGCCTGCTGCACGTGTCCGAGATCGACTGGGGCCGCACCGAGAAGGTCGAGGACGTGCTCAACGTCGGCGACATGGTGATGGTCAAGGTCATCGGCGTGGACCGGGACGGCAAGATCAAGCTGTCGCGGCGCGCGCTGATCCCGCAGCCGGAAGGCTACGTGGGCAGCGCCGTCGGCCAGGGCGGACGTCGGGACCGTGAAGGCGGCGACCGCGACCGCGGCCGTGACCGCGACCGGGGCCGAGACCGGCGCCGGTAG
- a CDS encoding insulinase family protein, with amino-acid sequence MSAGVDKSTLASGITLLTQPMPDRRTVSLGVWVRTGSRDETPERLGIAHFIEHMMFKGTETRDARAIAASLESLGGQLDAFTTREQVCYTARALSEHLPEAVDVLADILCRSRFDSSEVEREKSVVREEILSYEDNPEERLGDQLAAQVWGDHALGRPILGTADTVGAFTPESLLANFRRRYRGDQLVVAAAGDLRHEDLLRLIESSFAPPSGEPPVADPVPRALPPSVRHTVDDVQQLYLSLGAPAMPYGDPRRYALVVLDTLLGGGMSSRLFQRIREEAGLAYSVYSALDFLRDGGSLSICLAVAPERGRKALELLREELAKIAAEGPAAAEVDTTKRQLHGSIVIAQESVSGRMYHMARQELYTGAYTPPERQVERILAVTREQVAALAAEFLRPERFTLGALGPAPGGPITEADWQVESSAS; translated from the coding sequence ATGAGCGCCGGCGTCGACAAGAGCACGCTCGCTTCCGGGATCACGCTGCTCACGCAGCCGATGCCGGACCGCCGGACCGTGTCGCTCGGCGTCTGGGTGCGGACCGGTTCGCGCGACGAGACCCCCGAACGCCTGGGCATCGCGCACTTCATCGAGCACATGATGTTCAAGGGCACCGAGACGCGCGACGCCCGGGCGATCGCCGCCAGCCTCGAGTCGCTCGGCGGGCAGCTCGACGCGTTCACGACCCGCGAGCAGGTGTGCTACACGGCGCGGGCGCTGAGCGAGCACCTGCCCGAAGCCGTGGACGTCCTGGCCGACATCCTGTGCCGCTCACGCTTCGACTCGTCGGAGGTCGAGCGGGAAAAGTCGGTGGTCCGCGAGGAGATCCTTTCCTACGAGGACAATCCCGAAGAACGGCTCGGCGACCAGCTCGCCGCGCAGGTCTGGGGTGATCACGCGCTGGGCCGGCCGATCCTCGGAACCGCGGACACCGTTGGCGCCTTCACGCCCGAGTCCCTGCTCGCGAATTTCCGCCGCCGCTATCGCGGCGATCAGCTCGTCGTCGCCGCGGCGGGCGACCTCCGGCACGAGGACCTGTTGCGCCTGATCGAATCCTCGTTCGCGCCCCCTTCGGGCGAGCCGCCGGTCGCGGACCCCGTGCCGCGCGCCCTGCCGCCGAGCGTGCGCCACACGGTGGACGACGTGCAGCAGCTCTACCTCTCGCTCGGGGCGCCGGCGATGCCCTACGGCGATCCGCGCCGCTACGCGCTGGTCGTGCTCGACACGCTGCTCGGCGGCGGCATGAGCTCGCGACTGTTTCAGCGCATCCGCGAGGAAGCCGGCCTGGCCTACTCCGTCTACTCGGCCCTCGATTTCCTGCGCGATGGCGGCTCCCTCTCGATCTGCCTGGCGGTCGCGCCCGAGCGAGGGAGGAAGGCGCTGGAGCTGCTGCGCGAGGAGCTCGCGAAGATCGCGGCCGAAGGCCCGGCCGCGGCGGAGGTCGACACGACGAAGCGCCAGTTGCACGGCTCGATCGTGATCGCGCAGGAGAGCGTTTCGGGCCGCATGTACCACATGGCGCGGCAGGAGCTGTACACCGGCGCGTACACGCCGCCCGAGCGCCAGGTCGAGCGCATTCTCGCCGTGACGCGCGAGCAGGTGGCCGCGCTCGCCGCCGAGTTCCTGCGCCCCGAGCGGTTCACCCTCGGCGCTCTCGGCCCCGCACCCGGCGGCCCGATCACGGAAGCTGATTGGCAGGTGGAGTCGAGCGCGTCGTGA
- a CDS encoding DUF3108 domain-containing protein, with translation MPEPFGTGLACDPFMTQSAHSSQSPPLRARTPRALACLFAVLIQCAGPAVFAQDDSLPDSSSIQPGPVLEVLPASPEPFRAGESLRFSVRYGFISAGSAWLEVPEVVDWHGHPSWRLVARAESNGFFDKVYKVRNRIESVWDQQGHFSWRYFEDRHEGGYTANDTLTFEPDSGRVRYKNGMTYPVPPQVQDALSAFYFTRFQALPLGGSVTFDYHASRKSAPMEVKVLGRQRIKTPAGRFNCIVIEPLLKAGGIFKNKGRLVIWLTDDERRMPVQMRSKVLIGSISVTLQEAKTGS, from the coding sequence ATGCCCGAGCCGTTCGGCACCGGACTTGCGTGTGACCCGTTCATGACCCAGAGCGCCCATTCGTCGCAGTCGCCGCCCCTTCGCGCGCGTACCCCGCGAGCGCTGGCCTGCCTGTTCGCCGTGCTGATCCAGTGCGCGGGTCCCGCGGTCTTCGCGCAGGACGATTCGTTGCCGGATTCGAGCAGCATCCAGCCCGGTCCCGTGCTCGAGGTGCTGCCGGCCTCGCCCGAACCGTTCCGGGCGGGCGAGTCGCTGCGCTTCTCGGTTCGCTACGGGTTCATCTCCGCCGGCTCGGCCTGGCTCGAAGTGCCCGAGGTGGTGGACTGGCACGGCCACCCGAGCTGGCGACTGGTCGCACGGGCCGAATCGAACGGCTTCTTCGACAAGGTGTACAAGGTTCGCAACCGCATCGAGTCGGTCTGGGACCAGCAGGGCCATTTCAGCTGGCGCTACTTCGAGGACCGTCACGAGGGCGGGTACACCGCGAACGACACGCTCACGTTCGAGCCGGATTCGGGCCGGGTGCGCTACAAGAACGGCATGACCTACCCGGTGCCGCCGCAGGTGCAGGACGCGCTTTCGGCGTTCTACTTCACGCGCTTCCAGGCGCTGCCGCTCGGCGGCTCGGTCACGTTCGACTATCATGCGAGCCGCAAGAGCGCGCCGATGGAAGTGAAGGTGCTCGGGCGCCAGCGCATCAAGACGCCGGCGGGGCGCTTCAACTGCATCGTCATCGAGCCCCTTCTCAAGGCGGGCGGCATCTTCAAGAACAAGGGCCGGCTCGTCATCTGGCTCACCGACGACGAGCGGCGCATGCCGGTCCAGATGCGCAGCAAGGTGCTCATCGGTTCGATCAGCGTGACGCTGCAGGAAGCGAAAACGGGGAGCTGA
- a CDS encoding polysaccharide biosynthesis/export family protein, giving the protein MNRHAALFACKLVLVGILALAAGRPALAQQVEADSLAMDWSRVPEYRIVPGDKLVLDLGPRADAPINNRIEQVVRPDGRITVYPIGDVVAAGLTPMDLQRSVTSLLSADLRSPRVTVELSATTTNLVHVLGRVTRPGPVPAGPFITVSQAIAGAGGFSDDAARNSVVIIHRNGANSVRVARLRMDRVLKGEDLVDPPLSRFDIVYVPRSSVGNLSVFMKQFFEPLAPIMDTAMKGWELFNLDRVYVTRVVRD; this is encoded by the coding sequence GTGAATCGCCACGCCGCCCTGTTTGCCTGCAAGCTCGTGCTCGTCGGAATCCTCGCGCTCGCCGCGGGGCGGCCCGCACTGGCCCAGCAGGTGGAAGCCGATTCGCTCGCGATGGACTGGAGTCGCGTCCCCGAGTACCGGATCGTGCCCGGCGACAAGCTGGTGCTCGACCTGGGGCCACGCGCCGACGCTCCCATCAACAATCGGATCGAGCAGGTCGTGCGGCCGGACGGCCGGATCACCGTCTACCCGATCGGGGACGTGGTCGCGGCCGGGCTCACGCCCATGGATCTGCAGCGTTCGGTCACCAGCCTGCTGTCGGCGGACCTGCGCTCGCCACGCGTGACCGTCGAACTCTCCGCGACGACCACCAACCTGGTCCACGTGCTGGGCCGCGTCACCAGGCCCGGTCCCGTTCCGGCGGGACCGTTCATCACGGTCTCGCAGGCGATCGCCGGCGCCGGCGGCTTTTCCGACGACGCGGCGCGCAACAGCGTCGTGATCATCCACCGCAACGGCGCGAACTCGGTGCGGGTGGCGCGCCTGCGCATGGACCGCGTTCTGAAGGGCGAGGATCTCGTGGATCCGCCGCTGTCGCGCTTCGACATCGTCTATGTGCCCCGTTCGTCGGTCGGCAACCTCAGTGTGTTCATGAAGCAGTTCTTCGAACCCCTTGCCCCGATCATGGACACCGCGATGAAGGGCTGGGAACTGTTCAATCTCGACCGCGTGTACGTCACGCGGGTCGTCCGGGACTGA